From the Lathyrus oleraceus cultivar Zhongwan6 chromosome 4, CAAS_Psat_ZW6_1.0, whole genome shotgun sequence genome, one window contains:
- the LOC127135081 gene encoding microtubule-associated protein 70-5, translating into MVKCKKLHGEELPLVLSDPIVLEINHLQNQFKEKVKELTTCQNEIKAFKATESLKDKAIEKLRSEASKLDERLRLVEDHLKQKNLEMKKLRDEKKEALAAQYAAEATLRRVHANQKNEDYVPIHNSVIANGATANIVRDYQRQIFELQEEKRTLERELARVKVSANRVAKVAANEWKDESDKVMPLRQWQEEKRIMQAEMQRLKDKQSISERTAKAESRLKEKLKVRLETVEEGLKHFSSYSTTSNVFCWSPKAESPMKMNYTSQESMSSTTSRSKVSDIGEKENEMKVNTDMSLNHFNDESDATKIVIVVDLDEEDFESKKPNDSGGDDLVSGFLYDRLQKEVIKLRKSCETKDSSLQDKDEEIKMLVKKVDALTKAMEVERKKMTREVAAREKEISCIKSPDDNMKHRNTNSSKRAMKEH; encoded by the exons ATGGTGAAGTGTAAAAAGCTACATGGAGAGGAACTTCCACTTGTTCTCTCAGACCCTATAGTATTGGAGATTAATCATTTACAAAACCAATTCAAAG AAAAAGTTAAGGAGCTAACTACTTGCCAAAATGAAATCAAAGCATTCAAAGCAACTGAGTCACTCAAGGATAAGGCCATAGAAAAG TTAAGAAGTGAAGCGAGTAAACTTGATGAGAGACTTAGACTTGTAGAGGATCATCTTAAGCAAAAG AATCTAGAAATGAAGAAACTGAGAGATGAAAAGAAAGAAGCATTGGCTGCACAATATGCAGCTGAAGCAACACTTAGAAGAGTGCATGCAAATCAAAAGAATGAAGATTATGTTCCAATTCATAATAGTGTCATTGCTAACGGCGCAACGGCTAATATTGTTCGCGATTACCAAAGACAGATCTTTGAATTGCAA GAGGAGAAAAGAACACTGGAGAGGGAACTAGCAAGAGTAAAAGTTTCGGCGAATAGGGTTGCAAAAGTTGCGGCTAATGAGTGGAAGGATGAAAGTGATAAGGTCATGCCTCTTAGACAATGGCAAGAAGAGAAAAGGATTATGCAG GCAGAGATGCAACGGTTAAAAGACAAACAATCTATATCAGAAAGAACGGCTAAGGCGGAGTCGCGTCTAAAG GAAAAACTTAAAGTGAGGCTAGAAACAGTTGAGGAAGGTTTAAAACATTTTTCAAGTTACTCAACCACTTCAAATGTGTTTTGTTGGTCTCCAAAAGCAGAAAGTCCTATGAAAATGAATTACACTTCTCAAGAAAGCATGAGTTCAACCACTTCAAGAAGTAAAGTTTCTGATATTGGTGAAAAGGAAAATGAGATGAAAGTGAACACAGACATGAGTTTAAACCACTTCAACGATGAAAGTGACGCGACCAAAATTGTAATCGTTGTTGATTTGGATGAAGAAGACTTCGAAAGCAAGAAACCAAATGATTCGGGCGGTGACGATTTGGTTTCAGGTTTTCTATATGATAGGCTGCAAAAAGAGGTCATCAAATTGAGGAAATCTTGTGAAACCAAAGATAGTAGTTTGCAGGATAAAGATGAAGAAATTAAG ATGCTCGTGAAGAAAGTTGATGCACTGACCAAAGCCATGGAAGTAGAGAGGAAGAAAATGACAAGAGAAGTAGCTGCTAGAGAAAAGGAGATTTCATGTATAAAGTCACCAGATGATAACATGAAACACAGAAACACAAACTCCTCCAAAAG GGCCATGAAAGAACATTGA